A genomic stretch from Edaphobacter aggregans includes:
- a CDS encoding type IV secretory system conjugative DNA transfer family protein: protein MQSNAFGMTGAGKTNLLETVTEQDIMRGVPIIFIDGKGDKKLLAELLPSIEAAGRMQDLRVIDPLRPEISARYNPFWAPEGNAEEHVGFVFESFNMEKDFFEGHQRVYLENIARVLHYSGKRFNFHDVLVCAYDQALLKTQMRVALDRVAADSKISRQQKLTLTMSVRNLLESFEDKERVSKIQGLINEMMTFMGDDMAMITGPYDELLSLDDVIDKRLILFMSLNVNVNERAVTALGRMLLQNLQLMIGRRYSRAEEGEHQPFVSVIMDEFSPFAYENFAHILQTARGANVAFLFALQSAPQLLQVGRGFRNDVASAPNTTFMLRTKDEETAQYFLKASARVRQMRRSMRVQKKGVFNPEFEEGTEGSQTEIKDTLAQDEHIKKMPVGQMEILMTDPFRGTIHKHLHIKKACGHWLSQVPMNVYPKLDSVGADSHGLNLSFPVPDLEEKRQRRRRK, encoded by the coding sequence ATGCAGTCGAATGCTTTTGGCATGACAGGCGCCGGCAAGACCAACCTTCTCGAAACAGTTACCGAACAGGACATCATGCGCGGTGTCCCTATCATCTTCATCGATGGCAAAGGTGACAAGAAGCTGCTGGCCGAACTGCTTCCTTCAATCGAAGCCGCGGGTCGCATGCAGGACCTACGTGTGATTGACCCACTGCGGCCGGAGATATCGGCGCGCTACAACCCGTTTTGGGCCCCTGAAGGCAACGCGGAGGAGCACGTTGGCTTTGTCTTCGAGTCCTTCAACATGGAGAAGGACTTCTTTGAAGGTCACCAGCGCGTCTACCTCGAGAACATCGCGAGGGTATTGCACTACTCCGGCAAGCGCTTCAATTTCCACGATGTTCTGGTCTGTGCATACGACCAGGCACTGCTCAAAACGCAGATGAGAGTGGCCCTCGACCGTGTTGCGGCCGATTCAAAGATCAGCCGACAGCAGAAGTTGACGCTGACCATGAGCGTGCGCAACCTGCTCGAATCCTTCGAGGACAAAGAACGGGTCTCGAAGATCCAGGGTTTGATCAACGAAATGATGACGTTCATGGGCGACGACATGGCCATGATTACCGGGCCCTACGACGAGCTGCTTTCGTTGGACGATGTGATCGACAAAAGACTCATTCTATTCATGAGCTTAAATGTCAACGTGAATGAACGGGCAGTGACGGCGCTGGGTCGGATGCTGCTTCAGAATCTGCAATTGATGATCGGCAGACGCTATTCCCGCGCCGAGGAAGGCGAGCACCAGCCATTCGTGAGCGTCATTATGGACGAGTTCAGCCCGTTCGCCTACGAGAACTTCGCACACATTTTGCAGACGGCCCGGGGGGCGAACGTCGCCTTTCTATTCGCTCTCCAAAGCGCACCGCAGCTTCTCCAGGTGGGACGAGGCTTCCGCAATGACGTTGCCAGCGCACCCAATACAACCTTCATGTTGCGTACCAAGGACGAAGAGACAGCCCAATACTTCCTGAAAGCGAGCGCGCGGGTACGACAGATGCGCCGCAGTATGCGGGTTCAGAAGAAGGGTGTCTTCAACCCTGAGTTCGAGGAAGGGACCGAAGGAAGCCAGACGGAGATTAAGGACACCCTGGCCCAGGACGAGCACATCAAGAAGATGCCGGTCGGCCAGATGGAAATACTCATGACCGATCCGTTTCGCGGCACGATCCATAAGCACTTGCATATTAAGAAGGCTTGCGGCCATTGGCTCTCTCAAGTGCCGATGAACGTGTATCCCAAACTCGACAGCGTGGGAGCTGATTCTCATGGGCTCAACCTCAGTTTTCCGGTTCCGGATCTCGAGGAGAAGAGGCAGCGGAGGCGGAGAAAATGA